One genomic region from Manis pentadactyla isolate mManPen7 chromosome 12, mManPen7.hap1, whole genome shotgun sequence encodes:
- the LOC130679867 gene encoding basic proline-rich protein-like, which yields PPPPPPPPPPPPPPPPPPPPPPPPPPPPPPPPPPPPPPPPPPPPPPPSPPPPPPPPPPPPPPPPPPPPPPPPPPPPPPPPPPPPPPPPPPPHPPPPPPPPPPPPPPPPPPPPPPPPPPPPPPPPPPPPPPPPPPPLPPPPPPPPPPPPPPPPPPPPTPPPPPPPPPPPPPPPPPPPPPPPPPPPPPPPPPPPPPPPPPPPPPPPPPPPPPPPPPPPPPPPPPPPPPPPPPPPPPPPPPPPPPPPPPPPPPPPPPPPPPPPPPPPPPPPPPPLPPPPPPPPLPPPPPPPPPPPPPPPPPPPPPPPPPPPPPPPPPPPPPPPPPPPPPP from the coding sequence cctccgcctcctcctcctccgcctccgcctccgcctcctccgcctccgcctcctcctcctcctcctccgcctcctcctccgcctccgcctcctccgcctccgcctcctcctcctccgcctccgcctcctcctcctccgccttctcctcctccgcctccgcctcctcctcctcctccgcctcctcctccgcctcctcctcctcctccgcctcctcctcctcctcctccgcctcctcctcctccgccgcctcctcctcctcctcctcctcctcctcatcctccgcctccacctcctcctcctccgccccctcctcctccgcctcctcctcctcctcctccgcctccgcctcctccgcctcctcctcctcctcctccgcctccgcctcctcctcctcctccgcctccgcttcctccgcctcctcctcctcctcctccgcctcctcctcctccgcctcctcctcctcctcctactcctccgcctcctcctcctcctcctcctcctcctcctcctccgcctcctcctcctccgcctcctcctcctcctccgcctcctcctcctcctcctcctcctcctccgcctccacctcctcctcctcctcctcctcctccgcctcctcctcctcctcctcctcctcctcctcctccgcctcctcctcctcctcctcctccgcctccacctcctcctccgcctcctcctcctccgcctcctccgcctcctcctcctcctcctcctcctcctcctcctccgcctcctcctcctcctcctcctcctcctccgcctccacctcctcctccgcctcctcctcctcctcctctgcctcctcctccgcctcctcctcctcttcctcctccgcctcctcctcctcctcctcctcctcctcctccgcctcctcctcctcctcctcctccgcctccacctcctcctccgcctcctcctcctccgcctcctcctcctcctcctcctcctcctcctcctcctcct